The following proteins are co-located in the Salvelinus namaycush isolate Seneca chromosome 31, SaNama_1.0, whole genome shotgun sequence genome:
- the LOC120025920 gene encoding hypermethylated in cancer 2 protein-like yields the protein MEQQNHFKQLLLQLNQQRAKGYLCDVIIVVENALFRAHKNVLAASSVYFKSLVPHDNLINLDTEMVSPSVFRQVLDFIYTGRLSSSDSVSEHSVSSLLTAASYLQLTELAALCRRKLKHNGQTPSSSDKLTTSTSPTPNGHTPGPLRLSSTPLIATPNHQHHNNHSGSRKGNLRNQRWGQEGRLREDLSEEEVFISGSRCASLSPSGGIRVNGLALGLDLSKRSPSGSTATEEVSPSSLPQSSSPHSSSVSPTPPTTAEPRENQRQPPNTSTDLLPRAPCKRPRPHREDTNLGETGKALSKGLVKKPGAPGHEKLVRRDRVTSELEDGEVNGEENGQDQSEESGHSGSEGGGGKRNGNTNYIYRQPQPGFEPGVGDNLYVCIPCGKGFPSSEQLNAHVDTHTQDEIYLEEEEEEEEGGGYQKDEDPDADPNVYASRGLEPGADEPRHCCTVCSKSCKDAVSLREHEKSHWLNRPFPCNICGKLFTQRGTMTRHMRSHLGLKPFACEECGMRFTRQYRLAEHMRVHSGEKPYECQLCGGKFTQQRNLLSHLKMHTSPP from the exons ATGGAGCAGCAGAACCATTTCAAGCAGCTGTTGCTGCAGCTCAACCAGCAGCGAGCCAAAGGGTACCTGTGTGATGTCATCATCGTGGTGGAGAATGCGCTGTTCCGCGCCCATAAGAACGTCCTGGCGGCCAGCAGCGTCTACTTCAAGTCGCTGGTCCCCCACGATAACCTGATCAACCTGGACACGGAGATGGTCAGCCCCTCCGTCTTCAGACAG gtaTTGGACTTCATCTATACAGGTCGTCTGTCCAGTTCTGACTCCGTCAGTGAACACAGTGTCTCGTCCCTCCTGACCGCCGCCTCCTACCTCCAGCTGACCGAACTAGCTGCTCTCTGTCGCAGGAAGCTCAAACACAACGGACAGACCCCCTCCAGCTCCGACAAGTTGACCACCTCCACCTCCCCAACCCCCAATGGACACACCCCTGGCCCCCTCCgcctctcctccacccccctcATAGCAACCCCCAACCACCAGCACCATAACAACCACTCAGGGTCCAGGAAGGGCAACCTGAGGAACCAGAGATGGGGCCAGGAGGGGAGGCTGAGAGAGGATCTCTCTGAGGAGGAGGTGTTTATTTCGGGCTCGCGGTGTGCTTCCCTCAGCCCCTCTGGAGGAATTAGGGTTAATGGGCTGGCTCTAGGACTGGACCTGTCCAAGAGGAGTCCATCAGGAAGCACCGCCACAGAGGAAGTGTCCCCCAGCAGTCTCCCCCAAAGCTCCTCCCCCCACTCCTCATCTGTTTCTCCCACTCCTCCCACCACGGCAGAGCCTAGGGAGAACCAGAGGCAGCCTCCAAATACCTCCACAGACCTCTTGCCTAGGGCCCCTTGCAAGAGACCTCGACCCCACAGAGAGGACACCAACCTGGGAGAGACGGGCAAGGCACTGTCCAAGGGCCTAGTGAAGAAACCAGGGGCACCAGGGCACGAGAAGCTGGTCAGAAGGGATAGAGTGACCTCAGAgctggaggatggagaggtgaatGGAGAGGagaatggccaagaccagagtgaAGAGAGTGGGCACAGTgggagtgagggaggaggagggaagagaaatGGGAACACCAACTATATCTACCGTCAGCCCCAGCCAGGGTTTGAGCCAGGTGTAGGGGACAATCTATACGTCTGCATCCCCTGTGGGAAAGGCTTCCCCAGCTCCGAGCAGCTTAACGCCCACGTCGACACACACACCCAGGATGAAATCTACCtcgaagaagaggaggaagaagaggagggtggTGGATATCAGAAGGACGAAGACCCGGACGCAGACCCGAACGTCTATGCATCACGGGGGTTGGAGCCTGGCGCTGACGAACCTCGGCATTGCTGCACCGTCTGCAGTAAGAGTTGCAAGGACGCGGTGTCGCTACGGGAACACGAGAAGAGCCATTGGCTGAACCGGCCGTTCCCCTGTAACATCTGTGGCAAGTTGTTCACCCAGCGAGGCACCATGACCCGCCACATGAGGAGCCACCTGGGCCTCAAGCCCTTCGCCTGCGAGGAGTGCGGCATGCGCTTCACACGCCAGTACCGTCTCGCCGAGCACATGCGGGTCCACTCGGGGGAGAAGCCCTACGAGTGCCAGCTGTGTGGCGGAAAGTTCACCCAGCAACGCAACCTCCTCAGCCATCTAAAGATGCACACCTCGCCCCCATAG